A DNA window from Takifugu flavidus isolate HTHZ2018 chromosome 15, ASM371156v2, whole genome shotgun sequence contains the following coding sequences:
- the LOC130538983 gene encoding uncharacterized protein LOC130538983 yields the protein MKSWHGTLVHNQFPEIRQVTSAFNGLSQDAAPPSFFADFDKMNEVKTEPSEVPEAPDTEAPEEQEATAPPAGEEPAAPAEEEEEKSEEEEVKPTTAPSTEEELEPTVAPSDEVMEETEAPPAGEEDTEGSGSLEKEKPVVPEEPSSIQEAELDEIPGADQTCADEAAPLENMPIPSVIIEPASSNEGDDDRDGDIISPTAASDNDVTTVSQTMKHMSPSGGVSRLPDDFRTR from the exons ATGAAGAGTTGGCACGGAACACTGGTACACAATCAGTTTCCAGAGATCAGGCAG GTCACCAGTGCGTTTAATGGCCTGTCCCAG GATGCGGCTCCGCCCTCTTTTTTTGCTGATTTTGATAAAATG AACGAGGTTAAAACAGAACCAAGTGAGGTTCCTGAAGCTCCAGACACAGAAGCTCCTGAGGAACAGGAGGCtacagctccccctgctggtgaggagcccgcagcacctgctgaagaagaggaagagaagagtgaagaagaggaggtgaagccAACTACAGCTCCTTCcactgaggaagagctggagcccACTGTTGCTCCCTCTGATGAAGTGATGGAGGAGACTgaagcgccacctgctggtgaggaggacacagagggaTCAGGCAgtctggagaaggagaagccaGTC GTACCTGAGGAACCTTCATCCAtccaggaggcggagcttgatgag ATTCCTGGTGCTGACCAAACATGTGCGGATGAAGCAGCTCCGCTG GAAAACATGCCGATCCCGTCAGTGATCATCGAACCCGCCTCCAGTAATGAAGGTGACGACGACCGCGATGGTGACATCATCTCGCCCACCGCCGCCAGTGACAACGATGTGACCACGGTGAGCCAGACCATGAAACACATGAGTCCATCTGGAGGCGTGTCCAGGCTCCCGGATGACTTCCGTACAAGGTGA